A DNA window from Limanda limanda chromosome 6, fLimLim1.1, whole genome shotgun sequence contains the following coding sequences:
- the hic1 gene encoding hypermethylated in cancer 1 protein isoform X1, producing the protein MRESRTGEQTHGQSTRHESEISLVAGGGLKTMLDAMDVPSHARDLLLQLNSQRTKGFLCDVIIVVQNALFRAHKNILAASSLYLKSLVVHDNLINLDHEMVSPGVFRVILDYIYTGRLTEGDPTSPTEPNLGAVLAAASYLQLLDLVALCKKKLKRHGKYPPRLGPAFLPYPKMGPNSMGLGSGGRYRVSTPVIQPCPPGGILNSHAPRAPPLEELIPHRLAIHAGELYAPTSAQGSQVFPSLQSALPAQLGRSAHPDRNCSPSYGLDLSKKSPNSQSQHIHSHLANSHNDEERDGTLSGRTSPMHGMNGRIFPSEKMESTDQASSLTPPPFSHLNQSLGPHHPLLHRSGTQGTDRYPCPPSPDTPTEGGEAGREMGNIYRWVKHEPLSYTAEDEDEDEDEEEGGENGHQHHNHHKVGEESEGADDKSGSGTEETGSSEGRPSPTGPMGRFHMPYEPESFGDNLYVCIPCDKGFPSSEQLNAHVETHTEEELYGNSGGEMGNSNNSSTKNTSGNTNGYGSLNSSSSLNSLSHLESKSRQGLNSGVLGEMMRPYRCSNCEKSYKDPATLRQHEKTHWLTRPYPCSICGKKFTQRGTMTRHMRSHLGLKPFACDSCGMRFTRQYRLTEHMRIHSGEKPYECQVCGGKFAQQRNLISHMKMHSSGGTAGGLTADLKLKLDFAEGIYPLSKYTAEHLGLKQEKANELHIQAQQLVADGKALESLYPLSKLAAEHLGLTHDKMDVLGQPLPALSQALEARSIDRYSPS; encoded by the exons ATGAGGGAAAGCCGAACAGGAGAGCAGACACACGGCCAGAGCACCAGACATGAGTCCGAG ATATCTCTCGTTGCAGGTGGCGGACTGAAGACGATGCTGGATGCCATGGACGTTCCAAGTCATGCTAGggatctcctcctgcagctcaacAGCCAGCGCACCAAGGGCTtcctgtgtgatgtcatcattgTGGTGCAGAACGCCCTCTTCAGGGCTCACAAGAACATTTTGGCCGCCAGCAGCCTCTACTTGAAATCGCTGGTGGTCCATGACAATCTCATCAACCTCGACCACGAGATGGTGAGTCCAGGCGTGTTCAGGGTCATTCTGGACTACATCTACACAGGCCGCCTAACTGAGGGAGACCCCACTTCTCCAACTGAACCCAACCTGGGGGCCGTCCTGGCCGCAGCCAGCTACCTTCAGCTGCTTGACTTAGTGGCGTTGTGCAAAAAGAAGCTGAAAAGACATGGCAAGTACCCGCCGCGCCTGGGCCCTGCTTTCCTGCCCTATCCGAAGATGGGACCAAACAGCATGGGGTTAGGGAGCGGTGGCAGGTACAGAGTTTCCACTCCAGTCATTCAACCCTGCCCTCCAGGAGGAATTTTGAATAGCCATGCACCCCGGGCACCACCACTAGaggagctaattccccatcgaTTAGCCATCCATGCTGGGGAGTTGTATGCTCCCACCTCCGCCCAGGGCTCTCAGGTGTTCCCGTCCCTGCAGTCGGCTTTGCCTGCCCAACTCGGGCGTTCAGCCCATCCCGACAGGAACTGCTCCCCCAGCTATGGCCTTGATCTCTCCAAGAAAAGCCCCAACTCCCAGTCTCAGCACATTCACTCCCATCTGGCAAACAGTCACAACGATGAGGAGCGAGACGGGACTCTGAGCGGCCGCACTAGTCCCATGCACGGGATGAACGGCAGGATCTTCCCCTCTGAGAAAATGGAGTCCACCGACCAAGCAAGCTCCCTCACTCCTCCACCTTTTTCCCATCTCAACCAGTCCCTTGGCCCCCATCATCCCCTCCTGCACCGCTCAGGCACCCAGGGCACAGATCGCTACCCGTGCCCCCCCAGCCCTGACACTCCCACGGAAGGTGGCGAGGCCGGCAGGGAAATGGGCAACATCTACCGCTGGGTGAAACACGAGCCACTGTCATATACAGCTGAAGACGAAGAtgaggacgaggatgaggaggaggggggtgaaaACGGACACCAGCATCACAACCACCACAAGGTTGGggaggagagtgaaggagcAGATGACAAGAGCGGGTCTGGCACAGAGGAGACGGGGAGCAGTGAAGGCCGCCCCTCCCCTACCGGACCGATGGGGAGGTTCCACATGCCGTACGAGCCGGAGAGCTTCGGGGACAATCTGTACGTCTGCATTCCCTGTGACAAAGGCTTCCCGAGCTCAGAGCAGCTCAATGCACACGTGGAGacgcacacagaggaggagctgtACGGCAACTCCGGCGGGGAGATGGGGAACAGCAATAACAGCAGCACCAAAAACACCAGTGGCAACACAAACGGCTACGGGAgcctgaacagcagcagcagcttgaacaGTCTGTCCCACCTGGAGTCCAAGTCCAGACAGGGGCTGAACTCCGGTGTCCTCGGGGAGATGATGCGACCCTACCGCTGTTCCAACTGCGAGAAGTCCTACAAAGACCCGGCCACTCTGCGGCAGCACGAGAAAACCCACTGGCTGACGCGGCCGTACCCTTGCAGCATCTGTGGCAAGAAGTTCACGCAGCGTGGAACCATGACGCGCCACATGCGCAGCCACCTGGGCCTCAAACCCTTCGCCTGCGACTCCTGCGGCATGCGCTTCACTCGCCAGTACCGCCTCACCGAGCACATGCGCATCCACTCCGGGGAGAAGCCCTACGAATGTCAGGTGTGCGGCGGGAAGTTCGCCCAGCAGCGCAACCTCATCAGCCACATGAAGATGCACAGCAGCGGAGGGACCGCCGGGGGCCTGACCGCGGACCTGAAACTGAAGCTGGACTTTGCAGAGGGCATCTATCCGCTGAGTAAATACACAGCAGAGCACCTCGGGCTGAAGCAGGAGAAGGCCAATGAACTTCACATCCAGGCTCAGCAGCTGGTGGCGGACGGAAAGGCCTTGGAGAGCCTCTACCCGCTGTCCAAGCTGGCCGCGGAGCACCTGGGCCTCACCCACGACAAGATGGACGTCCTGGGCCAACCCCTGCCCGCGCTCTCACAGGCCCTGGAAGCCCGCAGCATTGACCGCTACTCACCCAGCTAA
- the hic1 gene encoding hypermethylated in cancer 1 protein isoform X2: MIIKGDLDRMAEDIGHAGGGLKTMLDAMDVPSHARDLLLQLNSQRTKGFLCDVIIVVQNALFRAHKNILAASSLYLKSLVVHDNLINLDHEMVSPGVFRVILDYIYTGRLTEGDPTSPTEPNLGAVLAAASYLQLLDLVALCKKKLKRHGKYPPRLGPAFLPYPKMGPNSMGLGSGGRYRVSTPVIQPCPPGGILNSHAPRAPPLEELIPHRLAIHAGELYAPTSAQGSQVFPSLQSALPAQLGRSAHPDRNCSPSYGLDLSKKSPNSQSQHIHSHLANSHNDEERDGTLSGRTSPMHGMNGRIFPSEKMESTDQASSLTPPPFSHLNQSLGPHHPLLHRSGTQGTDRYPCPPSPDTPTEGGEAGREMGNIYRWVKHEPLSYTAEDEDEDEDEEEGGENGHQHHNHHKVGEESEGADDKSGSGTEETGSSEGRPSPTGPMGRFHMPYEPESFGDNLYVCIPCDKGFPSSEQLNAHVETHTEEELYGNSGGEMGNSNNSSTKNTSGNTNGYGSLNSSSSLNSLSHLESKSRQGLNSGVLGEMMRPYRCSNCEKSYKDPATLRQHEKTHWLTRPYPCSICGKKFTQRGTMTRHMRSHLGLKPFACDSCGMRFTRQYRLTEHMRIHSGEKPYECQVCGGKFAQQRNLISHMKMHSSGGTAGGLTADLKLKLDFAEGIYPLSKYTAEHLGLKQEKANELHIQAQQLVADGKALESLYPLSKLAAEHLGLTHDKMDVLGQPLPALSQALEARSIDRYSPS, encoded by the exons ATGATCATTAAGGGAGACTTAGATCGGATGGCAGAGGACATCGGGCATGCAg GTGGCGGACTGAAGACGATGCTGGATGCCATGGACGTTCCAAGTCATGCTAGggatctcctcctgcagctcaacAGCCAGCGCACCAAGGGCTtcctgtgtgatgtcatcattgTGGTGCAGAACGCCCTCTTCAGGGCTCACAAGAACATTTTGGCCGCCAGCAGCCTCTACTTGAAATCGCTGGTGGTCCATGACAATCTCATCAACCTCGACCACGAGATGGTGAGTCCAGGCGTGTTCAGGGTCATTCTGGACTACATCTACACAGGCCGCCTAACTGAGGGAGACCCCACTTCTCCAACTGAACCCAACCTGGGGGCCGTCCTGGCCGCAGCCAGCTACCTTCAGCTGCTTGACTTAGTGGCGTTGTGCAAAAAGAAGCTGAAAAGACATGGCAAGTACCCGCCGCGCCTGGGCCCTGCTTTCCTGCCCTATCCGAAGATGGGACCAAACAGCATGGGGTTAGGGAGCGGTGGCAGGTACAGAGTTTCCACTCCAGTCATTCAACCCTGCCCTCCAGGAGGAATTTTGAATAGCCATGCACCCCGGGCACCACCACTAGaggagctaattccccatcgaTTAGCCATCCATGCTGGGGAGTTGTATGCTCCCACCTCCGCCCAGGGCTCTCAGGTGTTCCCGTCCCTGCAGTCGGCTTTGCCTGCCCAACTCGGGCGTTCAGCCCATCCCGACAGGAACTGCTCCCCCAGCTATGGCCTTGATCTCTCCAAGAAAAGCCCCAACTCCCAGTCTCAGCACATTCACTCCCATCTGGCAAACAGTCACAACGATGAGGAGCGAGACGGGACTCTGAGCGGCCGCACTAGTCCCATGCACGGGATGAACGGCAGGATCTTCCCCTCTGAGAAAATGGAGTCCACCGACCAAGCAAGCTCCCTCACTCCTCCACCTTTTTCCCATCTCAACCAGTCCCTTGGCCCCCATCATCCCCTCCTGCACCGCTCAGGCACCCAGGGCACAGATCGCTACCCGTGCCCCCCCAGCCCTGACACTCCCACGGAAGGTGGCGAGGCCGGCAGGGAAATGGGCAACATCTACCGCTGGGTGAAACACGAGCCACTGTCATATACAGCTGAAGACGAAGAtgaggacgaggatgaggaggaggggggtgaaaACGGACACCAGCATCACAACCACCACAAGGTTGGggaggagagtgaaggagcAGATGACAAGAGCGGGTCTGGCACAGAGGAGACGGGGAGCAGTGAAGGCCGCCCCTCCCCTACCGGACCGATGGGGAGGTTCCACATGCCGTACGAGCCGGAGAGCTTCGGGGACAATCTGTACGTCTGCATTCCCTGTGACAAAGGCTTCCCGAGCTCAGAGCAGCTCAATGCACACGTGGAGacgcacacagaggaggagctgtACGGCAACTCCGGCGGGGAGATGGGGAACAGCAATAACAGCAGCACCAAAAACACCAGTGGCAACACAAACGGCTACGGGAgcctgaacagcagcagcagcttgaacaGTCTGTCCCACCTGGAGTCCAAGTCCAGACAGGGGCTGAACTCCGGTGTCCTCGGGGAGATGATGCGACCCTACCGCTGTTCCAACTGCGAGAAGTCCTACAAAGACCCGGCCACTCTGCGGCAGCACGAGAAAACCCACTGGCTGACGCGGCCGTACCCTTGCAGCATCTGTGGCAAGAAGTTCACGCAGCGTGGAACCATGACGCGCCACATGCGCAGCCACCTGGGCCTCAAACCCTTCGCCTGCGACTCCTGCGGCATGCGCTTCACTCGCCAGTACCGCCTCACCGAGCACATGCGCATCCACTCCGGGGAGAAGCCCTACGAATGTCAGGTGTGCGGCGGGAAGTTCGCCCAGCAGCGCAACCTCATCAGCCACATGAAGATGCACAGCAGCGGAGGGACCGCCGGGGGCCTGACCGCGGACCTGAAACTGAAGCTGGACTTTGCAGAGGGCATCTATCCGCTGAGTAAATACACAGCAGAGCACCTCGGGCTGAAGCAGGAGAAGGCCAATGAACTTCACATCCAGGCTCAGCAGCTGGTGGCGGACGGAAAGGCCTTGGAGAGCCTCTACCCGCTGTCCAAGCTGGCCGCGGAGCACCTGGGCCTCACCCACGACAAGATGGACGTCCTGGGCCAACCCCTGCCCGCGCTCTCACAGGCCCTGGAAGCCCGCAGCATTGACCGCTACTCACCCAGCTAA
- the hic1 gene encoding hypermethylated in cancer 1 protein isoform X3 codes for MLDAMDVPSHARDLLLQLNSQRTKGFLCDVIIVVQNALFRAHKNILAASSLYLKSLVVHDNLINLDHEMVSPGVFRVILDYIYTGRLTEGDPTSPTEPNLGAVLAAASYLQLLDLVALCKKKLKRHGKYPPRLGPAFLPYPKMGPNSMGLGSGGRYRVSTPVIQPCPPGGILNSHAPRAPPLEELIPHRLAIHAGELYAPTSAQGSQVFPSLQSALPAQLGRSAHPDRNCSPSYGLDLSKKSPNSQSQHIHSHLANSHNDEERDGTLSGRTSPMHGMNGRIFPSEKMESTDQASSLTPPPFSHLNQSLGPHHPLLHRSGTQGTDRYPCPPSPDTPTEGGEAGREMGNIYRWVKHEPLSYTAEDEDEDEDEEEGGENGHQHHNHHKVGEESEGADDKSGSGTEETGSSEGRPSPTGPMGRFHMPYEPESFGDNLYVCIPCDKGFPSSEQLNAHVETHTEEELYGNSGGEMGNSNNSSTKNTSGNTNGYGSLNSSSSLNSLSHLESKSRQGLNSGVLGEMMRPYRCSNCEKSYKDPATLRQHEKTHWLTRPYPCSICGKKFTQRGTMTRHMRSHLGLKPFACDSCGMRFTRQYRLTEHMRIHSGEKPYECQVCGGKFAQQRNLISHMKMHSSGGTAGGLTADLKLKLDFAEGIYPLSKYTAEHLGLKQEKANELHIQAQQLVADGKALESLYPLSKLAAEHLGLTHDKMDVLGQPLPALSQALEARSIDRYSPS; via the coding sequence ATGCTGGATGCCATGGACGTTCCAAGTCATGCTAGggatctcctcctgcagctcaacAGCCAGCGCACCAAGGGCTtcctgtgtgatgtcatcattgTGGTGCAGAACGCCCTCTTCAGGGCTCACAAGAACATTTTGGCCGCCAGCAGCCTCTACTTGAAATCGCTGGTGGTCCATGACAATCTCATCAACCTCGACCACGAGATGGTGAGTCCAGGCGTGTTCAGGGTCATTCTGGACTACATCTACACAGGCCGCCTAACTGAGGGAGACCCCACTTCTCCAACTGAACCCAACCTGGGGGCCGTCCTGGCCGCAGCCAGCTACCTTCAGCTGCTTGACTTAGTGGCGTTGTGCAAAAAGAAGCTGAAAAGACATGGCAAGTACCCGCCGCGCCTGGGCCCTGCTTTCCTGCCCTATCCGAAGATGGGACCAAACAGCATGGGGTTAGGGAGCGGTGGCAGGTACAGAGTTTCCACTCCAGTCATTCAACCCTGCCCTCCAGGAGGAATTTTGAATAGCCATGCACCCCGGGCACCACCACTAGaggagctaattccccatcgaTTAGCCATCCATGCTGGGGAGTTGTATGCTCCCACCTCCGCCCAGGGCTCTCAGGTGTTCCCGTCCCTGCAGTCGGCTTTGCCTGCCCAACTCGGGCGTTCAGCCCATCCCGACAGGAACTGCTCCCCCAGCTATGGCCTTGATCTCTCCAAGAAAAGCCCCAACTCCCAGTCTCAGCACATTCACTCCCATCTGGCAAACAGTCACAACGATGAGGAGCGAGACGGGACTCTGAGCGGCCGCACTAGTCCCATGCACGGGATGAACGGCAGGATCTTCCCCTCTGAGAAAATGGAGTCCACCGACCAAGCAAGCTCCCTCACTCCTCCACCTTTTTCCCATCTCAACCAGTCCCTTGGCCCCCATCATCCCCTCCTGCACCGCTCAGGCACCCAGGGCACAGATCGCTACCCGTGCCCCCCCAGCCCTGACACTCCCACGGAAGGTGGCGAGGCCGGCAGGGAAATGGGCAACATCTACCGCTGGGTGAAACACGAGCCACTGTCATATACAGCTGAAGACGAAGAtgaggacgaggatgaggaggaggggggtgaaaACGGACACCAGCATCACAACCACCACAAGGTTGGggaggagagtgaaggagcAGATGACAAGAGCGGGTCTGGCACAGAGGAGACGGGGAGCAGTGAAGGCCGCCCCTCCCCTACCGGACCGATGGGGAGGTTCCACATGCCGTACGAGCCGGAGAGCTTCGGGGACAATCTGTACGTCTGCATTCCCTGTGACAAAGGCTTCCCGAGCTCAGAGCAGCTCAATGCACACGTGGAGacgcacacagaggaggagctgtACGGCAACTCCGGCGGGGAGATGGGGAACAGCAATAACAGCAGCACCAAAAACACCAGTGGCAACACAAACGGCTACGGGAgcctgaacagcagcagcagcttgaacaGTCTGTCCCACCTGGAGTCCAAGTCCAGACAGGGGCTGAACTCCGGTGTCCTCGGGGAGATGATGCGACCCTACCGCTGTTCCAACTGCGAGAAGTCCTACAAAGACCCGGCCACTCTGCGGCAGCACGAGAAAACCCACTGGCTGACGCGGCCGTACCCTTGCAGCATCTGTGGCAAGAAGTTCACGCAGCGTGGAACCATGACGCGCCACATGCGCAGCCACCTGGGCCTCAAACCCTTCGCCTGCGACTCCTGCGGCATGCGCTTCACTCGCCAGTACCGCCTCACCGAGCACATGCGCATCCACTCCGGGGAGAAGCCCTACGAATGTCAGGTGTGCGGCGGGAAGTTCGCCCAGCAGCGCAACCTCATCAGCCACATGAAGATGCACAGCAGCGGAGGGACCGCCGGGGGCCTGACCGCGGACCTGAAACTGAAGCTGGACTTTGCAGAGGGCATCTATCCGCTGAGTAAATACACAGCAGAGCACCTCGGGCTGAAGCAGGAGAAGGCCAATGAACTTCACATCCAGGCTCAGCAGCTGGTGGCGGACGGAAAGGCCTTGGAGAGCCTCTACCCGCTGTCCAAGCTGGCCGCGGAGCACCTGGGCCTCACCCACGACAAGATGGACGTCCTGGGCCAACCCCTGCCCGCGCTCTCACAGGCCCTGGAAGCCCGCAGCATTGACCGCTACTCACCCAGCTAA